ACTGAAAAGATAGCCGTATCCAAAAAGATACATAAGAATAATGGCCACAACTAAAACAATAAGAACCGTTTGCAGAATTATTAACCACATATTTTGAATGATTAGTGTAAAACAAATCTATTCAAAAAAAGTGTATAAAAAAAGCCCTGATTTCTCAAGGCTTTTCATCTATATTTTTGAAAGTAAGTTTCTGAAACTTGTCTTTTCGTCGATAATTCTTCTCAATTCCGATACCGGCACTCTTTCCTGAACCATTGTGTCTCGGTCTCTTATCGTCACCGTGTGATCTGTTAAAGAGTCATGATCAATCGTGATACAGTAAGGGGTTCCGATGGCGTCCTGTCTTCTGTAACGTTTCCCGATCGCATCTTTTTCCTCGTAGAATAAGTTGAAGTCATATTTCAGGTCGTTGAAAACTTTCTCCGCATATTCTGCTAAACCGTCTTTCTTCATCAACGGAAGAATCGCTGCCTTAATTGGCGCTAAAGCCGGAGGTAAAGATAAAACCGTTCTTTCTGAACCATCTTCTAATGTTTCGTCTTTTAAACAATGAGAGAAAATAGAAAGGAATAGTCTGTCTAAACCAACCGAAGTTTCCACCACATAAGGAACATAATTCTCGTTTCTTTCAGGATCGAAAAACTGAAGTTTTCTCCCTGAATGCTCTTCGTGAGCCTTTAAGTCGAAATCTGTTCTTGAGTGAATACCTTCCAGTTCCTTGAAACCAAACGGGAAATTAAATTCGATATCGGCCGCAGCATTCGCATAATGAGCCAGTTTTTCATGATCGTGGAATCGGTAATTATCATTACCCAAACCTAAAGCCAAATGCCAGTTCAGACGCTTTTGCTTCCATTGTTCATAGAACTCCAGTTCTGTTCCCGGAGCTACGAAAAACTGCATTTCCATTTGTTCAAATTCACGCATTCTGAAGATGAACTGTCTTGCAACAATTTCATTTCTGAAAGCTTTTCCGATTTGAGCAATACCGAAAGGAAGTCTGTGACGAGAGGTCTTCTGAACGTTCAGAAAGTTCACGAAAATACCCTGAGCCGTTTCCGGTCTTAAATAAAGATCCATTGCAGAATCTGCAGAAGCCCCCAGTTTTGTTCCAAACATTAAGTTGAACTGTCTTACTTCCGTCCAGTTTTTAGAACCTGTATCCGGATCAGCAATTTCCAGCTCTTCAATTAAAGCTTTTACATCGGCAAGATCTTCATTTTCTAAAGATTTTGCTAGTCTTGAAAGAATTGCTTCTCTTTTGGCTCTGTAATCAATAATTTTTTGATTCGTTGCCACAAATTGTTCTTTATCAAAAGCTTCACCGAATCGTTTCGCCGCTTTTTCGATTTCTTTGTTCTCTTTTTCTTCGATTTTTAAACAATAATCTTCCACCAAAACGTCTGCTCTGAAACGTTTTTTAGAGTCTTTATTATCAATCAAAGGATCGTTGAATGCATCAACGTGGCCCGAAGCTTTCCAAGTTGTTGGGTGCATAAGGATAGCCGAATCGATACCGACAATATTTTCGTTAAGCTGTACCATCGCTTTCCACCAATATTGTTTGATATTATTTTTTAATTCAGCACCGTTTTGTCCATAATCATAAACAGCCGATAAACCGTCATAGATCTCACTTGAAGGAAAAATAAAACCATATTCTTTCGCATGAGAAATCACTTTCTTGAAAACATCTTCTTGCTTTGCCATAATTTTTTAATCGTCTAAAGTGCAAAAATAGTGAAAAAGCGGGAAGTGGGAAGCGGGAAGCGGGAAGTTTTTATCATTGTGCAGATTAGGAGCCGGGAACCTGCTGTCCACTGTATCTTTTTTGTGGTCGTCTCCACTGCGTTCCGTCCGCCACAAAAAAGGATGCCGTTCCCATCAGGGCTATAACAAAAATTCGGTTACCATATCAAAAAATGCCTTTAGACAAAACTTATAGGTTTCAAAAACCGATGAGGTTTTACGGAAAAAGTAGAAATAAATTATAAGACGACGCCTTTTGTCGTTATCAGCAGCCATATTTGTCTAGAGATATAAACGAGATAAGATAAATTATTTTGTTCCTTCCAAGATATTTCTACGGAGAATCAGTAAAACAAATAATTAATTAAAAAAACATCAATGAACAGCGAAAAATATTTTAAAGACTTTGATGACTTTGATAAGGAAAGTCAGAACATACTTTCGGGATTTCAAAATAAAGTATTAGCAGAAAATTTATCCCAAAGCAATTTATCAGTACAAAGTGTAGAGCCTAAGGTTACAAATATTTCGGAATCTATGTCTGAAATTACAGATTGGATAACTGATGAATATATTGATTTAGAAAGGTTAATCATTAAGATAAAAGCTGCAAATAGCGGAATGAATGATTATCAATTTACTTATAATCCGAAAGATTTAAATGCTAATATTCAGAATAAAAGTATTAAAAATAAAAGTGAAGGGTTTATTCAATTAAAAGTATATAGAAATCCTAAGATTGGAAATGTAAGTGTAAAATGGAAAGATTCCCGCATAACTCAAAAAATAGATTTACGGAGTAAGAAGATTTATTATCGGTTACATTTCTATTATGCAAAAAGTACAGAAACATCTTTCGTTCTTGAAACATCATGGTATCAGGATTTCAGAGATTTGAATATATTGCTCAATTATGGAGATGTCGATAAGTATGAAGCGGATTACACCTATTTTCGACAAAATTTTGTAACAGCTTTAAGGAATGAAAAAGACGCAGACGGATTAAAATTTATTTATGAGAATATTCCGGAGACTATTTTAAAAAACTTTTCAGATTTTCTGGATTATAAACTCTTTTTCGATCATCTTGAAACTCTTTCAAAAGATGATGATTCCAGTACTTTCAGAGACAGTAGTGCGGCGATGATACAAATTTTCAAGGCATTTGGTCATCCTGCTCCTATTCTAAACTATTTCAGAGAAAACTCGGCAAAGCTGAACAGAATTTATTACAATCTAGACAAAAGTGGTGAATACAATGGAAAAATTTTAAGCAATCGGATGATTCTTGCCAACATTATGCTTGTTTTTTCGATGTTCTCAAAGAATAGCAAACAAAAGAAAACAGCCAAAACTTTTACCATTGGAAAAGGATACAAAATAAACGCTAACATTCTTGAGGGTGGAATTTTTCAACAGGACGGAGATAATTACAGAGAAACCTTTTTTTTACAACAGCAGAAAGAAGAAACAGTAACGTATAATATTCAAAGCAGCCAGACAATGGGTACTTCTGGTAGTGGCGAGAGAACCATAACTACAAATATAGATGATGGAGCACAGTTTCATCCTTTAGATATGGTGTATATTAAAGATATAACTGGAGAAAAAGAAGTTTCTTATTTCGTACCAGCGATTTATTTAAAAGCCTTAGCGGATGCACAAGAATGGGAAGTTGTATCACAGAATATTCGTATAGCTGCGGATATAGTGGCTGTAATTATCGGAGTACTAACTTTACCAGCGGGCAACCCTTATTTTCTTTTGCTTGCCATTGCCGATATTTCTTTGGCAGGAGCAGATCTTACAATACAGGCTTTTAAAGATGAAATTATAAAATACGAAGACGGAAAAGAGTTTTTGGATGCTTGGGAAGAAATTTATATGTATGGTGGCGGCGCATTAATAGCAGGAAACATTGTTGGTGGTTTTTATATAGGTGCTGCAAAACTTCTTACGAAAATTGCGGAAGGAGAAGCGAAAAACTATTTAAAATCAATAGTAATTAAAGTTGCTTTGGAAAGGAATATTACTAATTTTACGGAAAGCTCAATAAAATTATTATCTACCGGAAAAGAAGCTTTTTTTGATTCGAATTATTTATTGAGAGTGGTTCCAATCCAGAGACTTCTGGACAAAGATGTCCTTATCTTTTCGGGTAAATCAGCTGGAAGTAAAAACGATTTGAACGAATATGTTTTTATTTATAAGGGAGAAAAAATAGCTGCAGGTTCTGCTTATGAGATTAATAAAAAATTGGCAGGAGCATTAAAAGCGAGTGCAAAAGATGATGAGATTGTTGCTTTTTTGGATAATTTGGAAAGACTTTCTAAGGTGGAATCAGGAGAGGCATTCAAACACCTTTATGAGGTTCTTCCTTTGCTTAATAAGAAAATAATAATTGTTGATGGTAAAGAAGTTTTAGTTGAAGTATCAAATACACATTGTGTAAATATGGTGGTGGCAGTTGATGAATATTTGAGGACCGGAAAGATTTCGATAGCTCTTCCTTCAGGTAATCAAAAGATTGAAGTTTTATCCGATTTTTATAACAAAAAATATAATAGATTTACATATTTTCAAAGGATTGATATCAAAACACAGTTAAATTTAAAAATGAAGGAAGGAGAAATGGGAATTATATTTGGGGAAAGAAAGTATCCTGAAACTGGGCATGTATTTAATGTGCTTAAGAAAGATGGGAAATTATATCATCCTGATGGCCAGGCAGGTAAGGAAGCGGATCTTAATGATGGTTTTATATTTTTTAAATATTTAAAAATAGAATAATTATGTTAACAGAACAAGAAATCTTAAAAATAGCAAAAAAATATGTTTTAGATTCTGAAAAAGTATTTAAAGTTCCAATGATTTTGCTAGAAGAGTATACAATAAATAAAAACTATGGATATATCTTTTTTTATAATAGTAAAAAGAAGTTTGATAATCCAGAAAGCGAGACTGAGATTGTAGGGAATGCCCCTTTTATTGTTGAAATTAAATCCGGTCGAATAATTGAATTCGGTACAGCAAGGGCTTCTGCATATTATATAGAGGAATACGAAGCAGGAAGATGGCCTAAATAAAGATAGCAGACTACTACTGTAGTCTGTGTTTAATTAAGAAGTACTTCTCTACAAACCTTATAAAGGAATTATTTCCATTGAATTATTATCATAGTCAAAAATAAATTTTAATTTACAGTAGCTTCGAACAAACATACCATTTATGGTAGCAAGATAAAAGTTCTGGCGCAATAACATGCTCTTTAATCCTACGATTATATCTTGATTTTTGCCTGTTTCTATTTTTAGATTTGATATCTTCTTATGAACTTCTGAAACGAAAGAGATGACAAAAGTATTTTCAGAGGGTTTGTGCTTTGGATCTATGATAGAATAATCGAAAGAGTCTGATAAGTTTTTAGCATTAAATATTATTTTCTTATCAACTTTAGAATAAATTTTATCTTGTTCATATTGACTGTTAATATCTTTTTGTCCTGGTGGAGGATGAACTATAACATTTTCATTATTTTGTCCGTATAATGAAAAGCTATAAAAGACAATAAAAATAAATAATTGTTATTTCATAATAAATGCTTGTTAATACAAACGTAATCATTTTTTCTGTACAAAAATAAAATGGTTACTAGATCATCTAAAAATCTCTACTTTTGCCCAATGTTAGAAATTCTTTATCGCGACGAACACATTATTGCCATCAACAAACCCAGCGGATTATTGGTTCATAAATCTTTTTATTCCGGAGAAGCAGATACCTATGCGATTCAGGAGCTGAGGAAGCAGATCGGACAAAAAGTGTATCCCGTGCATCGTTTGGATCGAAAAACATCGGGTGTTTTGCTGTTTACTTTAGATAAAGATACCTTAAGAGCGATGAGCACTCAATTTGAAGAAAAAAAGGTCGATAAGAAGTACATTGCCATTCTTCGCGGCTGGGCTCAGGAAGAGGAAACCATCGATTACGATTTGGTGAATGAAAATGAAGTCACACAGAATGCGGTTACCCATTATCGCCGTTTACAGACTTCGGAAATAGATTTGCCCTTTTTAAAACATCAGACTTCGAGATATTGTTTAGTGGAAGCAATTCCTCAAACGGGAAGATTTCATCAGCTGAGAAAGCATTTTAAACATATTTTACATCCCATTCTAGGATGTCGTAAACACGGCTGTAACAAACAGAATAAATTGTGGCTGGAAACCTTTGGCATCAGCAAAATGACGCTTCACGCCCATCAGTTGAGTTTTAATCATCCAATTACCAATGAAAAAATCTCATTGAATGCAAAAATAGATGATGAATTCAAAAGAGTAGGGGATATTCTGAATTTTGACCTGAGCGCGTATTCTTAATATTGATAGAATAAATTATTACAGATCCTGATTCAAACCTCATTTCAAACCTCATAGGTTTTTAAAACCTATGAGGTTTATATTTTAAAATCTGCTTCATCCCATCAACTTCAAATAAAGCATATTCGTGCTTTTTGTGAAACAATTCGTGCAATTTGTGTTTAAATATCACAGATCAATAATCCGTTAATTTTAAAATGAGTATTTTTGTAAAACTTTTTTTCAATGTACAAATCGCTCATTCGTCCGATTCTTTTCAAATTCGATCCTGAAGAAGTTCATCATTTTACTTTTTCTATGCTTAAGAATTTCGGTTTTCTTACCAAATTATTTTTGCCAAAACCTATCGTAGACAAACGTCTGGAAAGAGAAGTTTTTGGTCTGAAATTTAAAAATCCTGTAGGATTAGCTGCCGGTTTCGATAAAAATGGCGTACTTTTTAATGAATTGGGAGATTTAGGTTTCGGATTTGTGGAAATAGGAACCGTAACTCCGAAAGCGCAGGCCGGAAATCCTAAGAAGAGATTGTTCCGATTAATCGAAGACGGCGGAATCATCAACAGAATGGGATTCAACAACGAAGGTCTTGAAGCTGCGATTGAAAAACTGAAAGGCAACAGAGGGAAAATCATCATCGGTGGAAACATCGGAAAAAATACGAATACAACGCCGGAAAATTACACTCAGGATTATCTGGATTGTTTCGAAGGACTTCATCCTTATGTAGATTATTTTGTGCTGAATGTGAGCTGTCCGAACGTTGGAAGTCACGCCAAACTGGAAGATGTGGAATATTTACGCGAATTAATCACAGAGGTTAAAAAAATCAACCAGTCAAAAGCGGTACAAAAACCGATTTTATTGAAAATTGCTCCGGATTTGAATAATCAACAATTGGATGAAATTATTGAACTGATCGCTGAAACAAAAATCGACGGAATTGTAGTTTCAAATACATCGGTGAATAGAGAAGGTCTGAAAACTTCACCGGAGGTTTTAGAGCAAATCGGAAACGGTGGTTTAAGCGGAAAACCGATTCGCGAGAGAAGTACAAAAATGATCAAGTATCTTTCTGATAAAAGCAACAGAGCATTCCCGATCATCGGAGTAGGCGGAATTCATTCTGCAAAAGATGCGATGGAAAAACTGGATGCGGGGGCAACCTTAGTTCAATTGTACACCGGATTTATTTATGAAGGTCCGCAATTGATTAATGATATTAATCAGGAGCTTTTAACCAGAGCAAGTAGGATTTCAAGATAAAAAATATTCGAAAAAATTATACAGAGGGTTCAAAAGAGCTCTCTTTTTATTTGTTTTAAAGGAAAAAATGCGAAATTGTATAAATAATTAATCCCACCAATCCGCCGACTAATGTTCCGTTTACTCTAATAAATTGCAGATCTTTCCCGACTTCCAGTTCCAGTTTTTCGCTCAATTCTTTTCCCTGCCAGTTTCCGACGGTTGAACTGATGAGGTTCCCAAATTGATGCGTATTTTTCAGGATATATTTATAAGCGGTCACACGAACCCAATGATCAATTTTATTCTGAAGATTTTCGTCAGTTTTTAGATTTTGTGAAAATTCGTTCAGGTTTTTAGATAAATAATTTTTTAATGAAGATTGGTCTTCCTGTAATTCTTTTTTCAATGTATTTTTGATGGAAACCCAGATGTCATTGGAATATTCATCCAATTTATCACCTTTTAAAAGATCGTTTTTAATATTCTTAAATTCTTCATCCCATTTTGGATCTTCTTTTAAATCAACCGAAAATTCGTAAATTTTTTGTGTGATCAAATGTCTCAGTTCATGTCCAGGATCTTCTTCAATTTCTTTGAAAAAATC
The sequence above is a segment of the Chryseobacterium sp. MYb264 genome. Coding sequences within it:
- a CDS encoding glycine--tRNA ligase, with product MAKQEDVFKKVISHAKEYGFIFPSSEIYDGLSAVYDYGQNGAELKNNIKQYWWKAMVQLNENIVGIDSAILMHPTTWKASGHVDAFNDPLIDNKDSKKRFRADVLVEDYCLKIEEKENKEIEKAAKRFGEAFDKEQFVATNQKIIDYRAKREAILSRLAKSLENEDLADVKALIEELEIADPDTGSKNWTEVRQFNLMFGTKLGASADSAMDLYLRPETAQGIFVNFLNVQKTSRHRLPFGIAQIGKAFRNEIVARQFIFRMREFEQMEMQFFVAPGTELEFYEQWKQKRLNWHLALGLGNDNYRFHDHEKLAHYANAAADIEFNFPFGFKELEGIHSRTDFDLKAHEEHSGRKLQFFDPERNENYVPYVVETSVGLDRLFLSIFSHCLKDETLEDGSERTVLSLPPALAPIKAAILPLMKKDGLAEYAEKVFNDLKYDFNLFYEEKDAIGKRYRRQDAIGTPYCITIDHDSLTDHTVTIRDRDTMVQERVPVSELRRIIDEKTSFRNLLSKI
- a CDS encoding pseudouridine synthase gives rise to the protein MLEILYRDEHIIAINKPSGLLVHKSFYSGEADTYAIQELRKQIGQKVYPVHRLDRKTSGVLLFTLDKDTLRAMSTQFEEKKVDKKYIAILRGWAQEEETIDYDLVNENEVTQNAVTHYRRLQTSEIDLPFLKHQTSRYCLVEAIPQTGRFHQLRKHFKHILHPILGCRKHGCNKQNKLWLETFGISKMTLHAHQLSFNHPITNEKISLNAKIDDEFKRVGDILNFDLSAYS
- a CDS encoding quinone-dependent dihydroorotate dehydrogenase, whose product is MYKSLIRPILFKFDPEEVHHFTFSMLKNFGFLTKLFLPKPIVDKRLEREVFGLKFKNPVGLAAGFDKNGVLFNELGDLGFGFVEIGTVTPKAQAGNPKKRLFRLIEDGGIINRMGFNNEGLEAAIEKLKGNRGKIIIGGNIGKNTNTTPENYTQDYLDCFEGLHPYVDYFVLNVSCPNVGSHAKLEDVEYLRELITEVKKINQSKAVQKPILLKIAPDLNNQQLDEIIELIAETKIDGIVVSNTSVNREGLKTSPEVLEQIGNGGLSGKPIRERSTKMIKYLSDKSNRAFPIIGVGGIHSAKDAMEKLDAGATLVQLYTGFIYEGPQLINDINQELLTRASRISR